The genomic stretch TCATAAATAAATTACAAATTATAAATTGATGTTGCGGAGCAGTGATATTCAGAATGAAAAAAGATCAGTTGGAAGAAATAAAAGATCAGCTTAAGCAAAAAGGTTATAAACTCACAACCCAAAGAAGAATAATATTAGATTCAATTCTTGACAATCAAGACAAACATTTGAGTATTGAAGAGATTTACAAGATAGTAAAAGAGAAGATGCCAGAGATTGGACTTGCAACAGTATACAGGACAATAATGCTTTTGAATGATTTAAAAGTTCTTAACAAGATTGACCTTGACGATGGGTGTTCACGTTTTGAACTTTCAAATAACGAAGATTCTCACAATCATCATCACTTGATATGTATAAAATGTGGTAAAGTGGAAGAAGCAGAAGATGATTTGCTTGAAAGTTTAGAAGAACAAATAGAAAAAGAAAGAGGCTTTAAAGTTGTTAATCACATAGTTAAGTTCTATGGTATATGTAAAGACTGCAAAAAGGAATGAGAAGATACTTCTTCTCATTCCTTTGTTTTTATACTTATCTTATAAAAATTACCATTATTATCATCGAAATTTTCAAACTTGTCTTTGAATGCAATAAATAAAAAACCACTTTTAATCAAAGGTAATACTGCTATATATTCGCCATTTTTCTTTACCATTTTAATTTCGTAAGTTTTCCCTTCAACAAATTCATTTCCAAACCCAAATTTAAGATAAATATCTTTCTCAAGACCGTCCAGTAAAATACCATTATTATAAGTTATTATCAATTTATCACCTGCTACAGGCTGTTGTGGGTAAAATTTAAAAGGCAGTTGCATCTTGTAATTGATTCACCTTCCTTTACCTTGCGAATACATGATTGCCTATGACAGCTACAATTGGTCTGCTCCAAATCCATTTATTTGTAGTTTTTGCAGGGTTGAAAAAGTAAATTGCGCCACCTGTTGGGTCCCAGCCATTTAGTGCATCCCTTGCAGCATTTATTGCTGATACTGTCGGCGAAAGGTTTATCTGGCCGTTTGCTACAGACTCAAAAGCCCCTGGTTGATAGATTACACCTGCTATTGAATTTGGAAAGCTTGGATGTCTTACTCTATTTAGCACCACTGCTCCTACTGCAACTTGTCCGACATAAGGTTCTCCCCGCGCTTCTGCGCTGATAAGATGAGCAAGAAGGTTGAGGTCTGAGCTGTACGATGAACGTGTTGTTGTGACAATTCCAAGTGCCCTGAGAGTTTCGCTTCCTGCAATTCCATCTACTTTAAGGCCGTTTTTTGCTTGAAAATATCTTACTGCCATATATGTTTTATATCCATAAATACCGTCAATTGGCCCATCGTAATATCCCCACTGCTTAAGTCTTTTTTGGATTTCAATAACTTCTGGTCCTGTAGAGCCATAGTATGAAAGAATAATAGGAGAAAGAGCATATTTGAATTTAAGGTGTTGATAGTTTGCTATAGTATATACGCTCAAACTCAAAAGTATTAGTAGTATTAATGCTTTTATAAACCTCATTTATCATCACCCCATGCAGTTTAATTCACTCTGCAAAAAGATTTTACAAATAGTATTATGCATCTAAATTTTTGAGAATATGTATAATGAATAACCTAAGCTGAATGTGCAGATAATTTAAAAGTAGGAGAATTAAAGAATTGGGGTGATGGCAAGGTGAGAAAGGCAATAGCAATTTTAATTTTGATTTTCCTACTCTTTGGAAATTCACATATTGGTTGTAAGAAGGTATTTGGCGAGTCCCTTCAAACCCAAACACCGTCCTTAGAAATTTCAGCAAAATCAGCAATACTTGTTGACTTTGACACAGGAAAGATTCTTTACGAAAAGAACTCACATGAAAAACTTCCTCCAGCGTCGATCACCAAGATAATGACTATGATTTTGATATGTGAAGCAATAGAAAAAGGTAAGATAAAACTTTCTGACAAAGTTGTCGCAAGTCAAAACGCATCAAGTCTTGGAGGGTCTCAAGTTTATCTTAAAGAAAATGAAGAGATGACAGTTGAAGAGCTTTTAAAATCAATTGCAATTGCCTCGGCAAATGATGCATGCGTTGCACTTGCAGAGCACATTGCAGGAAGCGTCCAAGAATTTGTTTATATGATGAACAAAAAAGCAAAAGAATTTGGAATGCTCGACACAAACTTTGTAAATCCATACGGCCTTGATGCTGAGAATCATTATACCAGCGCATATGATGTTGCAATAATGTCAAGAGAGCTTTTAAAACACAAGATCATCAGAAAATACCTTACAACATGGGTAGATACCATAAGGGAAGGCAAGTTTGGCCTTACAAATACAAACAAGCTTGTAAGGTTTTATAGAGGATGTACAGGTGTCAAAACAGGTTCTACCGACAAAGCTAAGTTTTGTGTATCAGCATCAGCTTTGAGAAATGGCCTTCATTTAATTGCGGTT from Caldicellulosiruptor kronotskyensis 2002 encodes the following:
- a CDS encoding Fur family transcriptional regulator, encoding MKKDQLEEIKDQLKQKGYKLTTQRRIILDSILDNQDKHLSIEEIYKIVKEKMPEIGLATVYRTIMLLNDLKVLNKIDLDDGCSRFELSNNEDSHNHHHLICIKCGKVEEAEDDLLESLEEQIEKERGFKVVNHIVKFYGICKDCKKE
- the sleB gene encoding spore cortex-lytic enzyme is translated as MRFIKALILLILLSLSVYTIANYQHLKFKYALSPIILSYYGSTGPEVIEIQKRLKQWGYYDGPIDGIYGYKTYMAVRYFQAKNGLKVDGIAGSETLRALGIVTTTRSSYSSDLNLLAHLISAEARGEPYVGQVAVGAVVLNRVRHPSFPNSIAGVIYQPGAFESVANGQINLSPTVSAINAARDALNGWDPTGGAIYFFNPAKTTNKWIWSRPIVAVIGNHVFAR
- a CDS encoding D-alanyl-D-alanine carboxypeptidase family protein, with the translated sequence MRKAIAILILIFLLFGNSHIGCKKVFGESLQTQTPSLEISAKSAILVDFDTGKILYEKNSHEKLPPASITKIMTMILICEAIEKGKIKLSDKVVASQNASSLGGSQVYLKENEEMTVEELLKSIAIASANDACVALAEHIAGSVQEFVYMMNKKAKEFGMLDTNFVNPYGLDAENHYTSAYDVAIMSRELLKHKIIRKYLTTWVDTIREGKFGLTNTNKLVRFYRGCTGVKTGSTDKAKFCVSASALRNGLHLIAVIMGAPDSKTRFNEATKLLDWGFANFSMYSPYSKGYCFGKVKVKNGIEKEVEAVLSTDVKLIVKKGDESTVESKVALPQQISAPVKTGQKIGKLELWQEGKLLGVYDLIAKKDVQKRNLFDIFRMLFRLES